The Nitrospira sp. genome contains a region encoding:
- a CDS encoding AAA family ATPase has translation MYESFYHLKTKPFALLPDSSFLYSGSEHQAAYSLLEYGLLSQAPFMVLTGEPGMGKTSLLQKLIAEHGNKHKIGLVTNARYDIEHLLPWILLSLGLSTKRLDPIEAYHMFSEFLAQESKRLRRVILIVDEAQNLGAELLEELRLLSNMNDGQTLKLQIILSGQPDLHTLLQRIDMTQFAQRIVVDYHLKPLSETDTASCIRHRIQVAGGRPSLFTQKACALVHRLSRGTPRLINQVCDVALTYGYAEQAKVITSKLVAQAALDRCRGGILPLAAKEELVGLATAPEDASEVEAPVPNLRSPANEEPADGRFIGSPERAYAQGLMLKDEERLKEAVDLFHLAAKDKSMWLKAYAQVGLCYVKMKEPHAAIHAFRTALQDEKASPGDTIDALYFLGRSLESVGQDGEAFDVYRQIEQATPTFRDVANRTRELRTILKQSAKTRETAMGKDSWFSSVIDNFQRFLIGSQK, from the coding sequence ATGTACGAATCCTTCTATCATCTAAAGACCAAGCCGTTCGCGCTCTTGCCGGACAGCAGCTTTCTCTACTCCGGTTCAGAGCACCAGGCTGCCTATAGCCTGCTCGAATATGGCCTCCTCAGCCAGGCTCCGTTTATGGTGCTTACGGGCGAGCCGGGCATGGGCAAGACATCCCTTCTCCAGAAGCTGATTGCCGAACACGGAAACAAACACAAGATCGGGCTGGTTACCAACGCCCGTTATGACATCGAGCATCTCTTGCCTTGGATTTTATTGTCTCTCGGGTTGAGCACCAAGCGGCTTGATCCGATCGAAGCCTATCACATGTTTTCGGAATTCCTGGCTCAGGAATCGAAACGTTTGCGGCGAGTCATCCTCATCGTAGATGAAGCCCAAAATTTGGGAGCCGAGCTGCTCGAAGAGCTGCGGCTCCTGTCCAATATGAACGATGGTCAGACCTTAAAGTTGCAGATCATCCTCTCCGGTCAGCCGGATCTCCATACATTGCTCCAGCGAATCGATATGACTCAATTTGCGCAGCGGATCGTCGTTGACTATCATCTGAAGCCGCTGTCTGAGACCGACACGGCCAGTTGTATTCGTCATCGCATTCAAGTCGCCGGTGGACGGCCTTCCCTCTTTACCCAAAAAGCGTGCGCGCTGGTGCATCGTTTGAGCCGAGGAACCCCTCGCCTGATCAATCAGGTATGCGATGTGGCCTTGACCTATGGGTATGCCGAGCAAGCGAAAGTGATTACATCTAAATTGGTCGCTCAAGCGGCCCTAGATCGATGCAGGGGAGGGATCCTTCCTCTGGCCGCTAAAGAAGAGCTGGTTGGGCTGGCAACGGCTCCGGAGGATGCGAGCGAAGTGGAAGCCCCCGTTCCAAACCTCCGATCGCCAGCGAACGAAGAACCGGCCGATGGCCGTTTTATTGGTTCCCCAGAAAGAGCCTACGCACAGGGCCTGATGTTGAAGGATGAAGAACGATTGAAGGAGGCCGTAGATCTCTTTCATCTGGCGGCGAAGGATAAGTCAATGTGGCTCAAGGCCTACGCACAAGTAGGGCTTTGCTATGTCAAGATGAAGGAGCCGCACGCGGCGATACACGCGTTTCGTACGGCCCTGCAGGATGAGAAGGCGTCACCGGGGGATACCATCGATGCACTCTATTTTTTAGGGCGTAGCCTCGAATCGGTCGGGCAGGACGGCGAGGCGTTTGACGTCTACCGACAAATTGAACAAGCGACACCAACCTTCCGAGACGTTGCGAATCGGACTAGGGAATTGAGGACCATCTTAAAGCAGTCGGCCAAAACACGAGAGACGGCAATGGGAAAAGACTCGTGGTTCAGCAGCGTCATCGATAATTTTCAACGATTCCTGATCGGGAGCCAGAAGTAG
- a CDS encoding CpsD/CapB family tyrosine-protein kinase, with product MDRIRTALKLYKDFKGTSSASARGEGTKRTASHSVPPPITYTRTRSLHIPLPVLLGHRVMASYQRGPFVDAYKILRTQVTHRLRENGWNVLGVTSPGYGEGKTLTAVNLAVSLAMETTQTVLLVDSDLQDPSVHKVFGLQDCLGLADYLLDDQPVEDLLLHPGIGRFVLLPGGRAISNSTEILTSPKMVALVEELKHRYPSRVVIFDLPPLLHTADVLAFSPYTDALLMVVEEGRTTGDELQRALGLVKNSRPVLGTVLNKAGRSSLTLADMKAMLSQ from the coding sequence ATGGATCGTATTCGAACCGCACTGAAGCTGTATAAGGATTTCAAAGGCACTTCCTCCGCTTCCGCTCGTGGGGAAGGGACGAAGCGGACTGCATCTCACTCTGTCCCACCTCCGATCACGTATACGAGGACCAGATCACTCCACATTCCACTTCCCGTGCTGCTCGGGCATCGGGTGATGGCCTCCTATCAGAGGGGACCGTTTGTCGATGCGTACAAAATATTGCGGACGCAAGTGACGCATCGGCTTCGAGAGAATGGATGGAATGTCCTGGGCGTCACCAGCCCGGGGTACGGTGAGGGCAAGACGTTGACGGCCGTGAACTTGGCCGTCAGTCTCGCCATGGAGACGACGCAGACGGTGCTCCTGGTGGACTCGGATCTTCAGGATCCAAGCGTACACAAGGTGTTTGGATTACAGGACTGTCTCGGGCTTGCCGATTACTTGCTGGACGACCAGCCCGTCGAGGATCTACTCCTTCACCCGGGAATCGGACGATTCGTGCTGTTGCCGGGAGGACGGGCCATTTCGAACTCCACCGAGATTCTGACCTCTCCGAAGATGGTGGCGTTGGTCGAAGAACTCAAACATCGATATCCCTCGCGAGTCGTCATATTCGATCTTCCTCCGCTGCTCCATACCGCGGATGTGCTGGCATTTTCACCTTATACGGATGCCCTTCTCATGGTGGTGGAGGAGGGGAGAACGACCGGCGATGAGCTGCAGCGGGCTTTAGGGTTGGTCAAGAATTCCCGCCCCGTTCTTGGAACGGTCCTAAACAAAGCAGGACGATCATCTCTGACGCTGGCCGACATGAAAGCGATGTTGTCCCAATAG
- a CDS encoding lipopolysaccharide biosynthesis protein gives MASTHVSAQSSEQVKSLKDYVASFQRRKKLMVSISIGLLSVALALAFLWPPTYRSTATILIEEQEIPSDLVRSTITSYADQRIETIKQQVMSRTTLWKVVEQFNLYEDLRKNSPVEEIVRRFVKDIEVEVISADVVDKRTQHATKATIAFTVTYQSRVPELAQKVANELTSLFLGENLKSRERQAQEASSFLQQEADNLAKHIGEIDGKIASFKQRASGALPELMPLNQQLMNQAERELMDVDQQLRSLEERKTYLEGELATIKPNTPIVSVTGERILDSADRLRALRAEYAGAAANLSSDHPDIIKMKQEMEALEKETGQLPDEVETIKRLTDARAMLAADLERLGHEHPDIVQLRRKVAGLEEAVRRVKAAPGRKTELRPENPAYINLQAQLNSATASLDALRKTRVDLKRRLQEYATRLERAPEIEPEYLVLTRDRDTSGQKYQDIRSRLLEAKVSEGLEVQRKGERFSLIDPPSIPEKPFKPNRLAIVLLGFILAVGGGIGAGAAVESLDHSIRTPEQLVALTQHFPLAVIPFMPNEEDVSRVRLRRRLFQSAGIGAVATILLVLHFFVVPLDVLWFTALRRFGME, from the coding sequence ATGGCTTCTACACACGTCTCAGCACAGTCTTCCGAGCAGGTTAAGAGTCTCAAGGACTATGTCGCGTCCTTTCAACGACGCAAAAAGCTCATGGTCTCGATAAGTATCGGCCTGTTGAGCGTGGCACTCGCACTCGCTTTTCTGTGGCCTCCGACCTACAGATCCACGGCGACTATTCTGATCGAGGAGCAGGAGATTCCATCCGATCTTGTTCGATCCACCATCACGAGTTATGCCGACCAGCGCATCGAGACCATCAAGCAACAAGTGATGAGCCGCACCACTTTGTGGAAGGTGGTGGAGCAATTCAATCTGTACGAAGACCTCCGGAAGAATAGTCCGGTAGAGGAGATCGTGAGGCGCTTCGTCAAGGATATAGAGGTAGAAGTGATCAGCGCGGATGTCGTGGATAAACGCACTCAGCATGCAACCAAAGCCACTATTGCCTTTACGGTGACGTATCAAAGCCGAGTCCCTGAATTGGCTCAGAAGGTGGCGAACGAGCTCACCAGTCTGTTCTTGGGTGAAAATTTGAAGAGTCGCGAGCGCCAAGCGCAGGAAGCTTCGTCGTTTCTTCAGCAGGAAGCGGATAATCTGGCCAAGCATATCGGTGAGATCGATGGGAAGATCGCGTCGTTCAAACAGCGGGCGAGCGGGGCGCTCCCGGAGTTGATGCCCTTGAATCAACAATTGATGAACCAAGCTGAACGTGAGCTGATGGACGTCGATCAGCAGCTGCGAAGCCTCGAGGAACGGAAAACCTATCTTGAGGGAGAATTGGCCACGATCAAGCCGAACACTCCGATCGTGTCCGTCACGGGAGAGCGCATTTTGGATTCAGCGGATCGCCTGCGCGCGCTGCGCGCCGAGTATGCGGGTGCTGCAGCCAACCTCTCGTCCGATCATCCGGATATCATCAAGATGAAGCAGGAGATGGAAGCGCTTGAGAAGGAGACGGGTCAGCTCCCCGATGAGGTGGAAACCATCAAACGACTCACCGATGCGCGCGCCATGTTAGCGGCGGATTTGGAGCGATTGGGGCATGAGCATCCCGACATCGTACAGTTACGTCGGAAGGTCGCTGGGCTCGAAGAAGCAGTACGGCGCGTCAAAGCCGCCCCCGGCCGGAAAACTGAGCTTCGACCGGAGAATCCTGCCTATATCAATCTCCAAGCCCAACTGAATTCCGCAACCGCTTCGCTGGATGCGCTTCGCAAAACCAGAGTGGACTTGAAGCGCAGACTTCAGGAATACGCGACACGGCTGGAACGGGCTCCCGAGATCGAACCGGAGTATCTTGTGCTGACTCGAGATCGGGATACGTCGGGACAAAAGTATCAGGACATTCGGTCTCGGTTGTTGGAGGCGAAAGTGTCGGAAGGTTTGGAAGTGCAGCGGAAAGGCGAGCGCTTTTCTTTGATCGACCCACCCAGCATTCCTGAAAAGCCGTTCAAACCGAATCGGCTGGCTATTGTGCTTCTTGGGTTCATCCTCGCGGTTGGTGGTGGAATCGGCGCTGGTGCTGCAGTGGAATCACTCGATCATTCGATCCGCACGCCGGAACAGCTCGTCGCGCTGACGCAACACTTCCCGTTGGCGGTCATTCCCTTTATGCCGAACGAAGAGGATGTGTCCCGGGTGAGATTGCGACGACGCCTCTTTCAGAGTGCCGGGATAGGCGCGGTGGCGACGATTCTTCTCGTCTTGCATTTCTTCGTGGTGCCGTTGGATGTGCTGTGGTTCACCGCATTGAGACGATTCGGCATGGAATAG
- a CDS encoding polysaccharide biosynthesis/export family protein: MSRSMRLVVSGCVVAAAVIIAGLPGQARADEAMTVSPMSQVDPGYRLGAEDVMLVSVWKDEQLTREVVVRPDGMFSFPLVGDVQAEDRTVDDIRGDLVRRLTKYIPNPNVSVAVTKVVSYKVYVVGRVNKPGEYLIGHYTDVLQALSLAGGLTPFAAENDIRVMRRVRGEQYAIPFRYGDLRKGKDLEQNIMLRRGDVVMVP, translated from the coding sequence ATGTCTCGTTCGATGCGATTGGTGGTCAGTGGGTGTGTTGTGGCAGCAGCCGTAATCATCGCCGGGCTACCTGGTCAAGCTCGAGCAGATGAGGCAATGACAGTTTCACCGATGTCGCAGGTTGATCCAGGATATCGCCTAGGTGCCGAGGACGTCATGCTGGTGTCGGTGTGGAAGGATGAACAGCTGACACGAGAAGTCGTCGTCCGTCCTGACGGGATGTTTTCGTTTCCCCTCGTCGGTGATGTCCAGGCCGAAGATCGGACGGTCGATGACATCCGTGGCGACCTGGTGAGGCGGTTGACGAAGTATATTCCGAATCCGAATGTCTCCGTGGCGGTCACGAAAGTCGTCAGTTACAAGGTCTACGTTGTCGGGCGAGTGAATAAGCCGGGCGAGTATTTGATCGGCCATTACACCGACGTGCTTCAGGCGTTGAGCCTTGCCGGCGGCTTAACTCCGTTTGCCGCGGAAAACGACATTCGGGTCATGCGCCGAGTACGAGGAGAGCAATACGCCATTCCCTTCCGCTACGGCGATCTTCGCAAGGGCAAAGACCTGGAGCAGAATATCATGCTTCGGCGCGGTGACGTTGTCATGGTGCCCTGA